One part of the Bdellovibrio bacteriovorus genome encodes these proteins:
- a CDS encoding DUF3616 domain-containing protein — translation MKLADVVGTENRFLLGCWSVAVVLVLVLGLVLGSDPVSILGVAESREFQVNFDSPVEIKHIYVLPSQIVRKGDLLAELGQSEWESQLRVLKSRYDKLNAEMHLRQQLAGVVKDLGHLAPSADPLLVELEDARREMALIEGRMKNLFVFAEVDGAVGAVNFKNGEKAPAFAPLITLVPLNPTYVNGYINENLSSTLSVGQVVEVSSAGGKVVRGSVVSIGSRIVQIPERLLRIQTLPAWGREVVIKIPRTNEFLLGEKVFVQKKWSLSLLSQANADEAAQNLDSQQQDPREMDIPLNIVETFKPEMSGVVFVPELKQFVLVSDDYPEDRPVLFLMNEQGQIQPHQIQLSGLPVMADIESVSVQGDSLYLLSSMSATKKGKLKEERQIFAQIKRNGLRYSVEHHVDLRKPLMLALKNSQDPLLKAVYEADLKLAKEGFEVEGHAIDNKDLYLSLKGPVLHRNEGIILKVSDFASAFEGVLKPAQVTLAARFEMKLPHQDVELVLTDLIKHGGAFYLASSCRGASCSAIWKISPGQTSPELLHEFRMRHLEGLALHPDTHQMFAVFDSKSSSQYAVVSLVADKRTP, via the coding sequence GTGAAACTAGCTGACGTCGTCGGGACCGAGAACCGTTTTCTATTGGGCTGCTGGAGCGTGGCCGTGGTTCTGGTATTGGTGCTGGGGTTGGTACTGGGGTCCGATCCGGTCAGTATTCTGGGCGTGGCGGAGTCCCGCGAGTTCCAGGTGAACTTTGACAGTCCGGTTGAAATCAAACACATCTATGTGCTTCCCAGTCAGATTGTTCGCAAAGGCGATTTGCTGGCAGAACTTGGTCAGTCAGAGTGGGAATCCCAACTGCGGGTTCTGAAAAGCCGCTATGACAAACTCAATGCCGAAATGCACCTGCGCCAGCAACTGGCAGGGGTGGTTAAAGACCTGGGGCATCTGGCTCCTTCGGCGGATCCTTTGTTGGTTGAACTTGAAGACGCCCGCCGGGAAATGGCTTTGATCGAAGGGCGCATGAAGAATCTATTTGTATTTGCCGAAGTGGATGGCGCCGTGGGTGCCGTGAACTTCAAAAACGGTGAAAAGGCTCCGGCTTTTGCGCCACTGATCACTTTGGTTCCTCTCAATCCCACTTATGTGAATGGTTACATCAACGAAAACCTGTCCTCGACGTTGTCCGTGGGGCAGGTGGTGGAAGTCAGTTCAGCCGGAGGCAAAGTCGTGCGGGGATCGGTGGTCAGCATCGGTTCGCGCATTGTGCAGATTCCGGAAAGACTGTTGCGCATTCAAACCCTGCCGGCCTGGGGCCGTGAGGTGGTGATCAAGATTCCCCGCACGAATGAGTTCCTGTTGGGCGAAAAAGTCTTTGTTCAAAAAAAATGGAGCTTGTCGCTGTTGAGTCAGGCCAATGCCGACGAAGCGGCTCAGAACCTGGATTCCCAGCAACAGGATCCGCGTGAAATGGACATACCTCTGAACATTGTCGAGACTTTCAAGCCAGAGATGTCCGGCGTGGTCTTTGTGCCTGAGCTGAAACAATTTGTTCTGGTGTCTGATGACTATCCCGAAGATCGGCCGGTGCTTTTTCTGATGAATGAACAGGGGCAGATTCAGCCTCATCAAATTCAGCTTTCCGGCCTGCCGGTGATGGCCGATATTGAATCGGTCTCTGTTCAAGGGGACTCCCTTTATTTGCTAAGCTCCATGTCCGCAACCAAAAAGGGAAAACTTAAAGAAGAGCGGCAGATTTTTGCTCAGATAAAACGCAACGGACTGCGCTACAGCGTTGAACATCATGTGGATTTGCGCAAGCCCCTGATGCTGGCGTTGAAAAACTCCCAGGATCCATTGTTGAAAGCTGTCTATGAAGCCGATCTGAAATTGGCTAAAGAAGGCTTTGAAGTTGAAGGTCATGCCATTGATAACAAAGACCTGTATCTGTCGCTCAAGGGGCCCGTACTTCATCGCAACGAAGGGATTATCCTGAAGGTGTCAGATTTTGCTTCTGCCTTTGAGGGGGTTTTGAAGCCCGCTCAGGTGACGCTGGCCGCCCGCTTTGAAATGAAACTTCCGCACCAGGATGTTGAACTGGTTCTTACGGACCTGATCAAGCACGGAGGTGCGTTTTACCTGGCCTCCTCTTGCCGGGGGGCTTCCTGCAGTGCCATCTGGAAAATATCCCCTGGACAGACTTCCCCCGAACTGTTGCATGAATTCCGCATGCGCCATTTGGAAGGGCTTGCCCTCCATCCCGACACTCATCAGATGTTCGCCGTTTTTGACAGCAAAAGTTCCAGTCAGTATGCCGTCGTCAGTCTTGTAGCAGATAAAAGGACCCCGTGA
- a CDS encoding DUF4956 domain-containing protein, translating to MLDFSVLNSSFANPTWISIIYAFLLSFILGTALAVAYVKTFRGLSYSLNFLHGLVLLPIVIAIAMQAIGDNVARGIGMIGALSLLRFRTNVKDPRDMFFIFASLAVGLASGVHAYGIAILGTVCFILALTVLQKSPFAAGPQFDGLLRLNLSRSGQDQREVEDVLGKSCRHFALATIREMGQGERLDFSYQVRLKPRQTSAELVEELGRISSVRGLNFMNQESVIEV from the coding sequence ATGTTGGATTTTTCAGTTCTCAACTCATCATTCGCCAATCCGACATGGATTTCGATCATCTATGCCTTTTTGCTCAGCTTCATCCTGGGGACGGCCCTGGCCGTGGCCTATGTAAAGACCTTCCGAGGGCTTTCTTATTCTTTGAACTTCCTGCATGGATTGGTGCTTTTGCCGATTGTCATCGCCATTGCCATGCAAGCTATTGGTGACAACGTGGCCCGCGGTATCGGGATGATCGGGGCCCTGTCCCTGCTTCGCTTCCGCACGAACGTCAAAGACCCTCGCGACATGTTTTTTATTTTTGCCTCGTTGGCCGTGGGCCTGGCTTCCGGAGTTCATGCCTATGGCATCGCGATTCTGGGAACGGTGTGTTTTATCCTGGCTTTGACGGTGCTGCAGAAATCCCCTTTCGCTGCCGGGCCTCAGTTTGACGGCCTTTTGCGTTTGAATCTTTCCCGATCTGGTCAGGATCAGCGTGAGGTGGAAGATGTCCTTGGAAAATCCTGCCGCCACTTTGCCTTGGCCACGATCAGAGAAATGGGGCAAGGGGAGCGTTTGGACTTTTCCTATCAGGTGCGCTTAAAGCCTCGTCAGACTTCCGCCGAGCTGGTTGAAGAACTGGGGCGTATTTCTTCGGTGCGCGGCCTGAACTTTATGAATCAAGAATCCGTGATCGAGGTGTAA